Proteins from one Natrinema salinisoli genomic window:
- a CDS encoding NrpR regulatory domain-containing protein, whose amino-acid sequence MVPNDDRRTYDLLRLIGEHEPIGSIRLVEQMQRHGYSIKGRTIRLMLSDLDEAGLTEKVAGKGRKLTDRGRNELRRGDVSGRLESVREQIATLTSRVTYDPTDDVGELVVGTVRLRDDAIEPAFDRLEALHESGLGPILVSATGDPGDGIELAFPSSISLDGVLLSHGIDSRLITAGLVEYDGEIKRYIDAISGEDATMDVISLLVEAGRTDVERYLDGETGVFIVDNREFPLTRFEEGRDLAAATRDAIGGAIDLRRPRESGPFPAGNPSWDFASLTYVGASETAISLLSEHGLGTEWESLAGIRPRGEFEPVPTARRRL is encoded by the coding sequence ATGGTCCCGAACGACGACCGGCGCACCTACGATCTGTTACGCCTGATCGGCGAACACGAGCCGATCGGGAGTATCCGACTCGTCGAGCAGATGCAACGACACGGCTACTCGATCAAGGGTCGGACGATCCGACTCATGCTGTCCGATCTCGACGAGGCCGGACTGACGGAGAAGGTCGCCGGAAAGGGACGTAAACTGACCGATCGGGGCCGAAACGAACTCCGACGGGGCGACGTCAGCGGCCGTCTCGAGAGCGTCCGCGAGCAAATCGCCACCCTGACGAGCCGGGTCACGTACGATCCGACCGATGACGTCGGCGAACTGGTCGTCGGGACGGTACGGCTCCGCGACGACGCGATCGAACCGGCCTTCGACCGCCTCGAAGCGCTTCACGAGTCGGGCCTCGGCCCGATCCTCGTTTCCGCGACCGGTGATCCGGGCGACGGGATCGAGCTGGCCTTCCCCTCGAGCATCTCGCTGGACGGCGTCTTGCTCTCCCACGGGATCGACTCGCGGCTGATCACGGCGGGACTGGTCGAGTACGACGGCGAGATCAAGCGATATATCGACGCGATCAGCGGCGAGGACGCGACGATGGACGTCATCAGCCTGCTCGTCGAGGCGGGGCGGACCGACGTCGAACGCTACCTCGACGGCGAGACCGGCGTGTTCATCGTGGACAACCGGGAGTTTCCGCTCACGCGCTTCGAGGAAGGGCGGGACCTCGCTGCGGCGACCCGCGACGCGATCGGCGGCGCGATCGACCTCCGTCGGCCGCGCGAGTCGGGGCCGTTTCCCGCCGGCAATCCCAGCTGGGACTTCGCGTCGCTCACGTACGTCGGAGCGAGCGAAACCGCGATTTCCCTCCTCTCCGAACACGGGCTGGGAACCGAGTGGGAATCGCTCGCCGGAATCCGTCCGCGCGGCGAGTTCGAACCGGTGCCGACCGCACGCCGACGGCTCTGA
- a CDS encoding sodium:solute symporter family protein has translation MSSPGIGYALLGAWAVAMVGLSYLIFRRQHVDDTREFITAGGRAQVGLTTASFAVTWMWAGDILGVPEYVGLTGVAGIWMYAAPAVLSSLIVIPFALRMRRLFPQGLTYSEYFIERFDKRAHVAVIFVILYTMILGGVIQLYVGGTVIGGLTGIDPNVVMAILMGTIGIYILLGGLWGSMTTDLVQFVSAIILTVVFVPLLLFEAGGPTGVYEGMIENLGENADPFLTASNLNWIEDLFLPYALGLGVWGVVSLSTWQRIFAVRRDKTSRFLTAGGIGVFTTIAMYGVIGLVGLAAFPEVAPGNLSIEALGLLPGWATILFLVIALMVLGSSVDSYLTAIASLTSRDIYYRHLATDASDEDQLRVARVASLGFAVIIFGATVFALDTFGFIQLLLIGGIGATALVGPFALSLFWTGTSSEGFIAGVVGSQLVTAYLLAANYGFVVTEPSLKLWEIMAVGHLLATALAVVVSAISPDEFEFDSIAREPTTGPATDAESAARTDGGTASEASRATGEHGSAGGEDR, from the coding sequence ATGAGTAGTCCCGGTATCGGCTACGCGCTACTCGGCGCGTGGGCGGTCGCGATGGTCGGATTGAGTTACCTCATTTTCCGACGGCAACACGTCGACGACACGAGGGAGTTCATCACGGCCGGCGGGCGCGCACAGGTCGGCCTGACGACCGCGTCGTTCGCCGTGACGTGGATGTGGGCGGGGGACATCCTCGGCGTTCCCGAGTACGTCGGACTCACCGGTGTCGCGGGGATCTGGATGTACGCGGCCCCGGCCGTTCTCTCCTCGCTGATCGTCATTCCCTTCGCACTCCGGATGCGTCGACTCTTCCCGCAGGGGCTGACCTACAGCGAGTACTTCATCGAGCGGTTCGACAAACGAGCCCACGTCGCCGTGATCTTCGTCATTCTGTACACGATGATCCTCGGCGGCGTCATCCAGCTGTACGTCGGCGGGACCGTCATCGGCGGGCTGACGGGGATCGACCCGAACGTCGTGATGGCGATCCTGATGGGGACGATCGGGATTTACATCCTGCTCGGCGGGCTCTGGGGGTCGATGACCACGGACCTCGTCCAGTTCGTCAGCGCGATCATCCTGACCGTCGTCTTCGTTCCGCTGTTGCTGTTCGAGGCGGGCGGCCCGACGGGGGTGTACGAGGGAATGATCGAGAACCTCGGCGAGAACGCCGACCCGTTCCTGACGGCGTCGAACCTCAACTGGATCGAGGACCTGTTCCTGCCGTACGCGCTCGGTCTCGGCGTCTGGGGCGTCGTCTCGCTGTCGACGTGGCAGCGCATCTTCGCCGTGCGCCGCGACAAGACGTCCCGATTCCTCACTGCCGGCGGAATCGGCGTCTTCACGACGATCGCGATGTACGGCGTCATCGGGCTCGTCGGTCTCGCTGCGTTCCCCGAGGTCGCACCGGGGAACCTCTCGATCGAAGCGCTCGGTCTTTTGCCCGGCTGGGCGACGATCCTCTTCCTGGTAATCGCACTGATGGTTCTGGGTTCGTCCGTCGACTCCTACCTGACCGCCATCGCGAGCCTCACGTCGCGGGACATCTACTACCGTCACCTCGCGACCGACGCCTCGGACGAGGATCAGCTCCGGGTCGCTCGAGTCGCGTCGCTCGGTTTCGCAGTCATTATCTTCGGCGCGACGGTGTTCGCACTCGATACGTTCGGGTTCATCCAGTTGCTGCTCATCGGCGGCATCGGCGCGACGGCCCTCGTGGGTCCGTTCGCGCTGTCGCTGTTCTGGACGGGCACCTCGAGTGAGGGCTTCATCGCCGGCGTCGTCGGGTCGCAGCTGGTGACGGCCTACTTGCTGGCGGCGAATTACGGTTTCGTCGTCACGGAACCGTCACTGAAACTCTGGGAGATCATGGCCGTCGGCCACCTCCTCGCGACCGCGCTGGCCGTGGTCGTCTCGGCGATCTCCCCGGACGAGTTCGAGTTCGACTCGATCGCGCGCGAGCCGACGACCGGACCCGCGACCGACGCGGAATCGGCCGCGCGAACCGATGGAGGTACGGCGAGCGAAGCGAGCCGTGCCACGGGAGAACACGGTTCTGCCGGAGGTGAAGATCGATGA
- a CDS encoding cyclase family protein, with protein sequence MHVDLSHRIRTGMQTYPDDPAVVVRQHAGHEEHGVRVDALECGSHTGTHVDAPAHTEPNGKTLESYPVDRFVFDAVRVDCRDLGAREPIPAERIPDVDVDLVAPWTGWDDHWETERYLDHPYLSSAAAEACVERGFDVAVDALNPDPTPTENATDDEPEGFQVHHALLGNDLLILENLTNLGAVGDRFELRAYPLALASDGAPVRAVGVSNME encoded by the coding sequence ATGCACGTCGATCTGAGTCACCGAATCCGGACCGGGATGCAAACCTATCCCGACGATCCAGCCGTCGTCGTCCGCCAGCACGCGGGCCACGAGGAACACGGCGTCCGCGTCGACGCCCTCGAGTGCGGGAGCCACACCGGCACCCACGTCGACGCGCCCGCACACACGGAGCCGAACGGGAAGACCCTCGAGTCCTACCCCGTCGACCGGTTCGTCTTCGATGCAGTTCGCGTCGACTGTCGCGATCTCGGCGCTCGGGAACCGATTCCGGCCGAGCGGATTCCGGACGTCGACGTCGATCTCGTGGCCCCCTGGACTGGCTGGGACGACCACTGGGAAACCGAGCGGTATCTCGATCATCCGTACCTCTCGTCGGCCGCCGCCGAGGCGTGCGTCGAGCGGGGATTCGACGTCGCAGTGGACGCGCTCAACCCCGATCCGACCCCGACGGAGAACGCCACCGACGACGAGCCCGAGGGGTTTCAGGTCCACCACGCGCTGCTCGGCAACGACCTGCTGATCCTCGAGAACCTGACGAACCTCGGGGCCGTCGGGGACCGGTTCGAACTCCGGGCGTATCCGCTGGCGCTCGCGAGCGACGGCGCGCCGGTGCGGGCCGTCGGAGTCAGTAATATGGAATGA
- a CDS encoding nucleoside deaminase: MTTDESYVRRAIELSESAVEHGNTPFGSLLVVDDEVIRTAENTTLTDDDIAAHPEFELARWAASELEPAERASCTMYTSTEPCPMCASAIVYAGLDRVVYSVSVDSLAELREDGVIEIPCEEVVDRAGGSTTVEGPVLESEGLAVHEAYF, encoded by the coding sequence ATGACGACGGACGAATCCTACGTGCGACGCGCGATCGAGCTCTCGGAGTCGGCGGTCGAGCACGGAAACACGCCCTTCGGCTCGCTGCTCGTCGTAGACGACGAGGTAATCCGGACGGCCGAGAACACGACCCTCACGGACGACGATATCGCCGCCCACCCCGAGTTCGAGCTGGCTCGGTGGGCCGCGAGCGAACTCGAGCCGGCCGAGCGCGCGTCGTGTACGATGTACACCAGCACCGAACCGTGTCCGATGTGTGCGAGCGCGATCGTCTACGCCGGGCTCGACCGGGTCGTCTACAGCGTATCTGTCGACTCGCTCGCGGAACTGCGCGAGGACGGCGTGATCGAGATCCCCTGCGAGGAGGTCGTCGATCGAGCCGGCGGGTCGACGACCGTGGAGGGGCCGGTGCTCGAGAGCGAGGGGCTCGCGGTCCACGAAGCGTATTTTTAG
- a CDS encoding aspartate aminotransferase family protein, with protein MARQTDTTVTNDGITDQYEEYLMPIWKDLHVPVQRASGCTLEDFEGNEYLDLFSGIAVTNVGHGDDAVVEAAKDQLDEFVHGCTYVHPQGPAAELAERLAEVTPGDLQKTFFCNSGTESVEGAIKLARKYTGSKEVIALEMGFHGRTLGSLALTGNKAYKADMAPTINDVAHTPAPYRYRSPYRDADDETFVEQTTADLERVIGTHTADDLAAIVVEPVMGEGGIIVPPTGYLQRLKEIAHDHGALLIADEVQSGYGRTGELFASEHYDAVPDILTQAKGIANGLPLGAFTAPAEIADAFDSGDHLSTFGGNPVACAAALATIDRLEDEITANAREQGAWLSDELAALEADYDVVGEARGIGLMQGLEFVDPSGGTGPAGIAPEPDAEFAKHVGSHLREQGIVAGVGGYYKNVLRLQPPLSIDREQLERGVSGIRDAIDAELEASR; from the coding sequence ATGGCACGCCAGACAGACACGACCGTAACGAACGACGGGATCACCGACCAGTACGAGGAGTACCTGATGCCGATCTGGAAGGACCTGCACGTCCCCGTCCAGCGGGCGTCGGGCTGTACGCTCGAGGACTTCGAGGGCAACGAGTACCTCGATCTCTTCTCGGGGATCGCCGTCACGAACGTGGGCCACGGCGACGACGCCGTCGTCGAGGCCGCGAAGGACCAGCTCGACGAGTTCGTCCACGGCTGTACGTACGTCCATCCCCAGGGACCGGCCGCGGAGCTCGCCGAACGACTCGCCGAGGTTACGCCCGGCGACCTGCAGAAAACGTTCTTCTGTAACTCCGGGACCGAATCCGTCGAGGGTGCGATCAAACTCGCCCGGAAGTACACCGGCTCGAAGGAAGTCATCGCGCTCGAAATGGGATTCCACGGCCGTACCCTCGGTTCGCTCGCGCTCACCGGCAACAAGGCGTACAAGGCCGACATGGCCCCGACGATCAACGACGTCGCGCACACGCCCGCGCCTTACCGCTACCGCTCTCCGTACCGGGACGCCGACGACGAAACGTTCGTCGAACAGACGACGGCCGACCTCGAGCGCGTGATCGGCACGCACACCGCGGACGATCTGGCGGCGATCGTCGTCGAGCCCGTAATGGGTGAAGGCGGGATCATCGTGCCACCGACGGGCTACCTGCAGCGACTCAAAGAGATCGCGCACGACCACGGCGCGCTTCTGATCGCCGACGAGGTCCAGTCCGGCTACGGCCGGACGGGCGAACTGTTCGCCAGCGAGCACTACGACGCCGTTCCGGACATCCTCACGCAGGCCAAGGGGATCGCGAACGGCCTCCCGCTCGGCGCGTTCACCGCCCCGGCCGAGATCGCGGACGCCTTCGATTCCGGCGACCACCTCTCGACGTTCGGCGGCAACCCCGTCGCCTGCGCCGCCGCGCTGGCCACGATCGATCGCCTCGAGGACGAGATCACCGCAAACGCCCGCGAGCAGGGCGCGTGGCTCAGCGACGAACTGGCCGCGCTCGAGGCCGACTACGACGTCGTCGGCGAGGCGCGCGGGATCGGGTTGATGCAGGGACTCGAGTTCGTCGACCCCAGCGGGGGGACCGGACCGGCCGGCATCGCGCCCGAACCGGACGCCGAGTTCGCGAAACACGTCGGGAGCCACCTCCGCGAGCAGGGGATCGTCGCGGGCGTCGGCGGCTACTACAAGAACGTCCTGCGGCTGCAGCCGCCGCTCTCGATCGACCGCGAGCAACTCGAGCGGGGCGTGTCCGGTATTCGCGACGCGATCGACGCCGAACTGGAGGCGAGTCGATGA
- the speB gene encoding agmatinase: MTGDGRSPAAAFRESTPGSEVELAYAGFDTFLKSDPTDVEDVAGADAAVLGAPYDGSVSNRPGARYGPRAVRRASGWLAYLSGYKGGLTNMRTGKQVDFSSLDVVDCGDVPVFPTDLETTAESITAHVATVAEQGVMPVFIGGDHYCTFPAFRGFAEGSEHETVGLVQIDAHTDTAAESPVFGEHFHGSPTHHISESPHTDFEHVAQVGIRGYESPEFFEFAEETGLGLYTIRDVEERGVRDVVGDAIEHAAAETDAVYVTFDIDSVDPSVAPGTGTPEPGGLSASQALAVVETLGAHPAVGAADLMEVAPPYDPTDETANLAAYLLTTLLERQFAE; encoded by the coding sequence ATGACGGGAGACGGCCGGAGCCCCGCGGCGGCGTTCCGCGAGTCGACGCCCGGCAGCGAGGTCGAACTCGCCTACGCCGGCTTCGACACGTTCCTCAAGAGCGACCCCACCGACGTCGAGGACGTCGCGGGCGCGGACGCCGCGGTGCTGGGCGCTCCCTACGACGGCTCCGTGAGCAATCGACCGGGCGCGCGCTACGGTCCGCGTGCCGTCCGCCGTGCCAGCGGCTGGCTCGCCTACCTCTCGGGCTACAAGGGCGGACTGACGAACATGCGGACGGGCAAGCAGGTCGACTTCAGCTCCCTCGACGTCGTCGACTGCGGCGACGTGCCGGTGTTTCCGACGGACCTCGAGACGACCGCCGAATCGATCACGGCCCACGTCGCGACGGTGGCCGAACAGGGCGTCATGCCGGTCTTCATCGGCGGCGATCACTACTGTACGTTCCCCGCGTTCCGCGGCTTCGCGGAAGGGTCGGAGCACGAGACCGTCGGGCTGGTCCAGATTGACGCCCACACCGACACCGCAGCCGAAAGTCCGGTTTTCGGCGAACACTTCCACGGCTCGCCGACCCACCACATCTCGGAGTCGCCCCACACTGACTTCGAACACGTCGCGCAGGTCGGCATCCGCGGCTACGAGTCGCCCGAGTTCTTCGAGTTCGCCGAGGAGACCGGCCTCGGGCTGTACACCATTCGCGACGTCGAAGAGCGCGGCGTTCGAGACGTCGTGGGGGACGCCATCGAGCACGCCGCGGCCGAGACCGACGCCGTCTACGTCACCTTCGACATCGACTCGGTCGACCCTTCGGTCGCCCCCGGCACCGGCACGCCGGAACCCGGCGGCCTCTCGGCCTCACAGGCGCTGGCCGTCGTCGAAACGCTCGGCGCACATCCCGCCGTCGGGGCCGCCGACCTGATGGAGGTCGCGCCGCCGTACGACCCCACCGACGAGACGGCGAACCTCGCCGCCTATCTGCTGACGACGCTGCTCGAGCGCCAGTTCGCCGAATAA
- a CDS encoding SDR family NAD(P)-dependent oxidoreductase → MRLEGKTAFITGAGSGLGREAAERFAREGATIVAADVDLEGAEETIDRVEAAGQGGTALELDVRDSDAVHAAVDEAVSEFGLDIMVNNAGVSHDRMRIEEIGEGERDRVIDVNVKGVWNGCHAVIPHFKEQGSGAIVNTASLAGVIGAPQLGAYSLSKGAVVNFTRTVAAEVGPAGVRANAVCPGVTDTPMPRKGQTEEEWEATKEEMARHYPLKRLGEPEDIANAMLFLASDEADWITGQALVVDGGFSCT, encoded by the coding sequence ATGCGACTCGAAGGCAAGACAGCATTTATCACGGGAGCAGGCTCCGGCCTCGGCCGGGAAGCAGCCGAACGGTTCGCTCGAGAGGGAGCCACGATCGTCGCGGCCGACGTCGATCTCGAGGGGGCTGAAGAAACGATCGACCGGGTCGAGGCCGCGGGGCAAGGGGGGACCGCGCTCGAGTTGGACGTCCGGGATTCCGACGCGGTTCACGCGGCGGTCGACGAGGCGGTCTCGGAGTTCGGTCTCGATATCATGGTCAACAACGCGGGCGTCAGCCACGATCGGATGCGGATCGAGGAGATCGGGGAGGGCGAACGCGATCGCGTCATCGACGTGAACGTCAAGGGCGTCTGGAACGGCTGCCACGCCGTTATCCCCCACTTCAAGGAGCAGGGGTCGGGGGCGATCGTCAACACCGCGTCGCTGGCCGGCGTCATCGGCGCGCCGCAACTCGGAGCATACTCGCTGTCGAAAGGCGCGGTCGTCAACTTCACGCGAACGGTCGCGGCGGAAGTCGGGCCGGCCGGCGTCCGGGCGAACGCGGTCTGTCCGGGTGTGACCGACACGCCGATGCCACGGAAGGGCCAGACCGAGGAAGAGTGGGAGGCGACCAAAGAGGAGATGGCGCGCCACTATCCGCTCAAGCGACTCGGCGAGCCCGAAGACATCGCCAACGCAATGTTGTTCCTGGCCAGCGACGAAGCCGACTGGATCACCGGCCAGGCGCTCGTCGTCGACGGCGGGTTCTCCTGTACCTGA
- a CDS encoding cupredoxin domain-containing protein, whose product MTSSEAERTGESFHEPTSGYLDGKRRPLLKALGAGIALPLGSGVAAARSGNGSDSDGTADTGPSAGEIDPLYGFATPDADALSDDLSPDHTVELHTDMPENPESPDRPPFFHFEPSGISAETGDVVQFVGESPDHTITAYHPAQGFQQRVPDGVPPFSSPVLSVGSAWLYEFTEPGVYDVYCGPHHVLGMSMRLVVGDLTADDVPDYEDTFEGSDDPPLLAPFSPDFLEHELNAISETNEDCEWPWLTPQEVLDAPVLDPTRIREQGSVSFADALSEIDRFAETGAEHD is encoded by the coding sequence ATGACGTCATCCGAGGCGGAGAGAACAGGGGAATCGTTCCACGAACCGACGAGCGGGTATCTCGACGGGAAGCGACGACCGCTGTTGAAAGCCCTCGGTGCGGGGATCGCGCTCCCGCTCGGCAGCGGGGTCGCAGCCGCCCGAAGCGGTAATGGATCCGATTCGGACGGTACCGCCGATACCGGGCCGAGCGCGGGGGAAATCGATCCGCTGTACGGCTTCGCGACGCCGGACGCCGACGCACTGTCCGATGATCTCTCTCCCGATCACACCGTCGAACTCCACACTGATATGCCCGAAAACCCGGAGAGTCCGGACCGCCCGCCGTTCTTCCACTTCGAGCCGAGCGGCATCTCCGCCGAAACCGGTGATGTCGTGCAGTTCGTCGGCGAATCACCGGACCACACGATTACGGCCTACCACCCTGCACAGGGCTTCCAGCAGCGGGTTCCCGACGGGGTTCCACCGTTCTCGTCGCCGGTACTCAGCGTCGGTAGCGCCTGGCTCTACGAGTTCACCGAGCCGGGCGTCTACGACGTCTACTGCGGGCCACACCACGTTCTCGGGATGAGTATGCGTCTCGTCGTGGGCGATCTCACGGCTGACGACGTGCCGGACTACGAGGATACGTTCGAAGGGAGCGACGACCCACCGTTGCTCGCACCGTTTAGCCCGGATTTCCTCGAGCACGAACTCAACGCGATCAGCGAGACGAACGAGGACTGCGAGTGGCCGTGGCTGACACCACAGGAGGTCCTCGACGCCCCCGTGCTCGATCCGACGAGGATCCGAGAGCAGGGGTCCGTGTCGTTCGCTGACGCGCTCTCCGAGATCGATCGGTTCGCTGAGACGGGGGCGGAACACGACTGA
- the cofH gene encoding 7,8-didemethyl-8-hydroxy-5-deazariboflavin synthase subunit CofH → MERPVTEADLTFEHVPETDQSFENALAKARDGDRLAVDDAIELLTTGTESEGIDRRRKERVLEAADRRRAEEVGEEVTFIANLNNNVTTACNVGCLFCNFKDAAHTFESDTEIETAGFTKTPAESREIVADAVDRGIYEVTSVSGLHPAFALDEEHREILDDHPNPKEVNYKPPELYDTSPGTYTDQLSAMSVDGVHVHSMTPEEAYHARRGTDWSYEEVYRRLKDAGLDTVPGTAAEILVEEVREVICPGKISSDGWLEAMEAAANVGLGMTATIMYGHVDNEAHRAMHLKRIRDLQDRTGNITEFVPLSFIHQNTPLFEHDVVSGGPSIDEDELLIAVSRLFLDNVEHIQSSWVKYGDEQGLKMLSCGADDYMGTILSEEITKRAGGGYGEFRSFEDYVEMIASIGRVPVERSTDYEQRRVIDPDDPPFGPRLGPKADGTPLLTRAERDERAVPADD, encoded by the coding sequence ATGGAGCGACCGGTGACCGAGGCCGACCTCACGTTCGAACACGTTCCCGAAACCGACCAGTCGTTCGAGAACGCACTGGCGAAAGCACGCGACGGCGACCGACTCGCGGTCGACGACGCGATCGAGTTACTCACGACGGGGACCGAGAGCGAGGGGATCGACCGCCGGCGCAAGGAACGCGTCCTCGAGGCGGCCGACCGGCGCCGCGCCGAGGAGGTCGGCGAGGAGGTCACCTTCATCGCGAACCTGAACAACAACGTCACGACGGCCTGTAACGTGGGTTGTCTGTTCTGTAACTTCAAGGACGCCGCCCACACCTTCGAGAGCGACACGGAGATCGAGACGGCCGGTTTCACGAAGACGCCCGCGGAGTCCCGCGAGATCGTCGCCGACGCCGTCGACCGGGGGATCTACGAGGTCACGTCCGTTTCGGGCCTCCACCCCGCGTTCGCGCTCGACGAGGAACACCGGGAAATCCTCGACGACCACCCGAACCCGAAGGAGGTCAACTACAAGCCGCCCGAGCTCTACGATACGAGCCCCGGAACCTACACGGATCAGCTGTCGGCGATGAGCGTCGACGGCGTCCACGTCCACTCGATGACCCCCGAAGAGGCTTACCACGCCCGCCGGGGGACCGACTGGTCCTACGAGGAGGTCTACCGCCGGCTGAAAGACGCCGGCCTCGATACCGTCCCCGGAACGGCGGCGGAGATCCTCGTCGAGGAGGTCCGCGAGGTGATCTGCCCCGGCAAGATCAGTTCCGACGGCTGGCTCGAGGCCATGGAGGCCGCGGCCAACGTCGGTCTCGGGATGACGGCGACGATCATGTACGGCCACGTCGACAACGAGGCCCACCGCGCGATGCACCTGAAACGGATCCGCGACTTGCAGGATCGGACCGGGAACATCACCGAGTTCGTGCCGCTCTCGTTTATCCACCAGAACACGCCGCTGTTCGAACACGACGTGGTGAGCGGCGGCCCGAGCATCGACGAGGACGAACTGCTGATCGCCGTCTCGCGGCTCTTCCTCGACAACGTCGAGCACATCCAGTCCTCGTGGGTCAAGTACGGCGACGAGCAGGGGCTGAAGATGCTCTCGTGTGGGGCCGACGACTACATGGGGACGATCCTCTCCGAGGAGATCACCAAGCGCGCGGGCGGCGGCTACGGCGAGTTCCGGTCGTTCGAGGACTACGTCGAGATGATCGCCTCGATCGGCCGCGTGCCCGTCGAGCGCTCGACCGACTACGAGCAACGCCGCGTCATCGATCCCGACGATCCGCCCTTCGGCCCACGTCTCGGGCCGAAGGCCGACGGCACGCCGCTGCTGACTCGAGCGGAGCGCGATGAGCGCGCGGTTCCCGCTGACGACTGA
- a CDS encoding DUF7344 domain-containing protein codes for MAEQNPSRLTETFDLLTHPYRRYALYYLTRESETVSIDTLAAAIATWDGDHTGTEPSTDSRDVEAALHHAHIPKLADAGIVLFDVNGGTIELEEPDRVEGFLEDTARTDGYVQTAASD; via the coding sequence ATGGCAGAACAGAATCCGTCACGGCTGACTGAAACATTCGATCTCTTGACGCACCCGTACCGGCGCTACGCGCTATATTATCTCACGAGGGAATCCGAGACGGTCTCCATCGACACCCTCGCGGCCGCGATCGCCACCTGGGACGGAGACCACACTGGAACGGAGCCGAGTACCGATTCCAGAGACGTCGAAGCCGCCCTTCATCACGCACACATCCCGAAACTCGCTGATGCCGGCATCGTGCTGTTCGACGTGAACGGGGGCACGATCGAACTCGAAGAACCGGACAGAGTCGAGGGCTTTCTCGAGGACACGGCACGGACCGACGGGTACGTCCAGACCGCCGCCAGCGACTGA
- a CDS encoding Lrp/AsnC family transcriptional regulator, which translates to MVDDPLDNLDRRILHLLHLDARGASDTDIATETDVTGTTVHNRIKELEEQGIIIGYNPEIDYEAAGYPMRVLFICSTDLSDRSKMAEQALGVRGVVNVREMLAGEENLHVEVVAEATSDVKESTEQLHDLGLRIVSSDILAEEHVQPWNHFHQEVAGEDAESPTDIGESEE; encoded by the coding sequence ATGGTCGACGACCCACTGGACAATCTCGACCGCCGGATCCTGCATCTCCTCCATCTAGACGCGCGCGGTGCGAGCGATACGGACATCGCCACGGAAACCGACGTCACCGGGACGACGGTTCACAATCGGATCAAGGAACTGGAGGAACAGGGAATCATTATCGGGTACAATCCGGAAATCGATTACGAGGCGGCGGGGTATCCGATGCGCGTCCTCTTCATCTGCTCGACGGACCTGTCCGATCGATCGAAGATGGCGGAGCAGGCTCTCGGCGTACGGGGGGTGGTCAACGTCCGAGAGATGCTGGCCGGCGAGGAGAACCTCCACGTCGAAGTCGTGGCCGAAGCGACCTCCGACGTCAAGGAAAGCACCGAACAGCTACACGACCTGGGGTTGCGGATCGTGAGCAGCGATATCCTGGCGGAGGAACACGTCCAGCCGTGGAATCACTTCCACCAGGAGGTCGCCGGCGAGGACGCCGAATCACCCACCGATATCGGCGAGTCCGAAGAGTAG